In a single window of the Oecophyllibacter saccharovorans genome:
- a CDS encoding YbaB/EbfC family nucleoid-associated protein: MKNLAGMMKQAAQMQTRMKEAQDRLAAMEVEGEAGNGLVRARMTGKGVLKDIHIAPELADPQDLETLQDLIVAACADARKKSEAAGEEEMKKVTGGLNLPPGLDLPF; the protein is encoded by the coding sequence ATGAAAAATCTTGCCGGAATGATGAAACAGGCAGCGCAGATGCAGACGCGCATGAAGGAAGCGCAGGATCGGCTGGCGGCCATGGAAGTGGAAGGGGAAGCGGGCAATGGCCTGGTTCGCGCCAGGATGACCGGCAAGGGGGTGCTCAAGGACATCCATATCGCTCCTGAGCTTGCCGACCCGCAGGACCTGGAAACGCTTCAGGACCTGATCGTGGCGGCCTGCGCCGATGCCCGCAAGAAGAGCGAGGCGGCCGGAGAAGAGGAGATGAAGAAGGTCACCGGCGGGCTCAACCTGCCGCCCGGGCTTGATCTGCCCTTCTGA
- the recR gene encoding recombination mediator RecR — translation MTASPDIENLITRLARLPGLGPRSARRAALALLQAPQTRLQPLSEALETVARTVQTCPECGNLDSQAPCALCRAPDRTQDLICVVETVGDLWALERSGAYRGHYQVLGGTLSPLAGTGPEHLNLAGLRARLARGEVREVILALGATVEGATTAHWLQSYLLDSHPDVRVSQLGQGLPMGGALEVLDDGTLMAALAARRELQG, via the coding sequence GTGACTGCCAGTCCGGATATCGAGAACCTGATCACTCGCCTGGCCCGTCTGCCGGGTCTGGGTCCGCGCTCGGCGCGCCGGGCAGCACTTGCCCTGCTGCAGGCACCGCAGACGCGCCTGCAACCGCTTTCAGAAGCGTTGGAGACGGTGGCACGTACGGTCCAGACCTGTCCGGAATGCGGCAATCTGGACAGCCAGGCCCCCTGCGCGCTCTGCCGAGCCCCGGACCGGACGCAGGATCTGATCTGTGTGGTGGAAACGGTAGGTGACCTCTGGGCTCTGGAAAGGTCAGGTGCCTACCGGGGGCATTACCAGGTGCTTGGCGGCACGCTTTCCCCCCTGGCCGGCACTGGGCCTGAGCACCTGAATCTGGCGGGGTTGCGCGCCCGTCTGGCACGCGGGGAAGTGCGGGAAGTGATTCTCGCCCTCGGCGCGACGGTGGAGGGGGCCACCACCGCCCACTGGCTCCAGTCTTATCTGCTGGACAGCCACCCTGATGTCAGGGTCAGCCAGCTGGGTCAGGGCCTGCCGATGGGCGGTGCCCTGGAAGTGCTTGATGACGGCACCCTGATGGCCGCTCTGGCTGCCCGGCGCGAGCTGCAGGGCTGA
- a CDS encoding SDR family oxidoreductase, which produces MTAPEAEQFGLSWIPRNVPRVALVTGGARRIGRALVEMLAAQGMAVAIHCHRSWPEAQALLAELEHRGGRGCVVQADLGEEEALRPMMAQVREKLGAIGVLVNNASVFRRDEFSTVTRHSWDQHMEPNLRAPFVLSQELERHLPSGAEGLILNMLDQRVWNLTPHFVSYTVARSALWSLTQSMALGFAPRIRVNAIGPGPVLPARGQSEAQFEAMCAKTPLQRPASPEEIARAALMLFSLPSVTGQMLALDSGQHLNWGYVPPADSA; this is translated from the coding sequence ATGACGGCGCCTGAAGCAGAACAGTTCGGGCTTTCCTGGATTCCCCGCAATGTGCCGCGTGTGGCGCTGGTGACAGGTGGCGCGCGCCGTATCGGCCGGGCCTTGGTTGAGATGCTGGCAGCCCAGGGCATGGCTGTTGCCATTCACTGCCACCGGAGCTGGCCTGAAGCGCAGGCCCTGCTGGCTGAGCTGGAGCACCGGGGCGGGCGCGGTTGTGTGGTCCAGGCAGACCTGGGGGAGGAAGAAGCGCTGCGGCCGATGATGGCGCAGGTGCGTGAAAAGCTGGGCGCGATCGGCGTGCTGGTCAACAACGCCTCGGTGTTCCGGCGCGATGAATTCTCCACCGTCACGCGCCATAGCTGGGACCAGCACATGGAGCCCAACCTGCGTGCCCCCTTTGTGCTTTCTCAAGAGCTGGAACGCCACCTGCCTTCAGGCGCAGAAGGCCTCATTCTCAACATGCTGGACCAGCGGGTCTGGAATCTGACGCCGCATTTCGTCAGTTACACTGTCGCGCGTTCCGCACTCTGGAGCCTGACCCAGAGCATGGCGCTCGGCTTCGCCCCGCGCATCCGGGTCAATGCGATCGGACCGGGCCCTGTCCTTCCCGCGCGGGGGCAGAGTGAAGCTCAGTTTGAGGCCATGTGCGCCAAAACGCCCCTTCAGCGGCCGGCCAGCCCTGAGGAGATCGCCCGCGCCGCCCTGATGCTGTTCAGCCTGCCCAGTGTCACAGGCCAGATGCTGGCTCTCGACAGCGGGCAGCATCTCAACTGGGGCTATGTTCCGCCTGCAGACTCTGCCTGA
- a CDS encoding TIGR02300 family protein translates to MAQAELGLKRTCVNCGARFYDLNRDPAVCPKCDETQPSTSRLKRRDDDQTEDKIKKTTPIDENDVDLDADDDADVMNDDDDLDDDDITSDIEVTTTKDEREDT, encoded by the coding sequence ATGGCACAAGCTGAACTCGGTCTGAAAAGGACCTGCGTCAATTGTGGCGCGCGCTTCTATGATCTGAACCGTGATCCGGCCGTCTGTCCGAAATGCGACGAGACCCAGCCGAGCACCTCACGCCTGAAACGGCGTGACGATGACCAGACTGAAGACAAGATCAAGAAAACCACCCCGATCGACGAGAACGACGTTGATCTGGACGCTGACGACGATGCGGACGTCATGAACGACGATGACGATCTGGATGATGACGACATCACCAGCGACATCGAAGTAACGACCACCAAGGACGAACGCGAGGATACCTGA
- the aroA gene encoding 3-phosphoshikimate 1-carboxyvinyltransferase: MKTSSPAARPLHVVAAPAGLKGRVRVPGDKSISHRALMFAALAEGRTQITGLLEGEDVLRTAQAMQALGAEISRNVDGAGKVVWRVTGCGPQGLQEPARVLDMGNSGTGARLLSGLLATRPINTLMTGDDSLCARPMQRVTVPLSDMGAHFVTRSRGRLPMAVEGTGSGKAITYRLPVASAQVKSAVLLAGLNCAGETVVEEPVPTRDHTENMLRHFGVPVRVEPLEPSAPPADTGKRISLSGPARLTARDVTVPGDPSSAAFPLVAALLVPGSDLVIETVGLNPLRTGLLTTLAEMGGALEIRNIRTEGGEQVGDLHVRSGVLKAVDVPAARAPAMIDEYPVLAVACAFAAGTSRLRGLGELRVKESDRLASTVALLQANGVEVETEGDDLVIHGVGARGSATTGAAIGGGQVRTRMDHRLAMSAIVLGLAGGKPVAIDDTSFIETSFPGFIPLMNALGAGLQVP; this comes from the coding sequence ATGAAAACCTCCTCTCCGGCTGCCCGTCCCCTTCATGTCGTTGCTGCGCCTGCAGGCCTGAAGGGACGCGTGCGCGTGCCGGGAGACAAATCCATCAGCCACCGGGCGTTGATGTTTGCTGCCCTTGCAGAGGGCCGGACGCAGATCACCGGCCTGCTGGAAGGCGAGGACGTGCTGCGTACCGCCCAGGCCATGCAGGCGCTGGGTGCGGAAATCAGCCGCAATGTTGACGGTGCCGGCAAGGTTGTCTGGCGTGTGACAGGCTGTGGTCCCCAGGGACTGCAGGAGCCCGCCCGGGTGCTGGATATGGGAAATTCCGGCACCGGGGCCCGCCTGCTGTCAGGCCTTCTGGCCACGCGCCCGATCAACACACTGATGACGGGTGACGATTCCCTGTGCGCGCGTCCCATGCAGCGCGTCACTGTTCCACTGTCGGACATGGGCGCGCATTTTGTCACCCGGAGCCGCGGCAGGTTGCCGATGGCCGTTGAGGGAACGGGCAGCGGCAAAGCGATCACCTACCGGCTGCCGGTCGCGTCAGCGCAGGTGAAATCCGCCGTGCTCCTGGCCGGGCTGAACTGCGCGGGGGAGACGGTGGTGGAAGAACCCGTGCCCACTCGCGACCATACGGAAAACATGCTGCGTCATTTCGGCGTGCCTGTCCGCGTTGAGCCGCTTGAGCCTTCAGCGCCGCCGGCAGACACCGGAAAACGTATTTCACTCAGCGGCCCCGCCAGGCTGACAGCACGTGACGTGACCGTGCCTGGCGATCCTTCATCAGCGGCCTTTCCGCTTGTGGCAGCCTTGCTGGTGCCCGGCTCCGACCTGGTGATTGAAACGGTCGGGCTCAATCCGCTGCGCACCGGGCTGCTGACGACCCTGGCCGAGATGGGCGGTGCGCTGGAGATCCGCAACATCCGCACGGAAGGTGGTGAGCAGGTCGGGGACCTGCATGTAAGGTCAGGTGTCCTGAAGGCGGTTGACGTGCCGGCTGCGCGCGCGCCTGCCATGATTGATGAATATCCCGTTCTGGCTGTTGCCTGCGCCTTTGCTGCCGGCACTTCGCGCCTGCGCGGCCTGGGCGAGTTGCGGGTCAAGGAAAGCGACCGCCTCGCCTCGACCGTGGCGCTGCTGCAGGCGAACGGTGTGGAGGTCGAAACCGAGGGGGATGACCTGGTCATTCATGGCGTTGGCGCACGCGGGTCCGCTACCACTGGTGCAGCCATCGGTGGCGGCCAGGTCCGGACCCGCATGGATCACCGCCTGGCCATGAGTGCCATCGTTCTGGGACTGGCAGGCGGCAAACCGGTCGCCATTGATGATACCAGCTTCATCGAGACCAGCTTTCCGGGCTTCATCCCCCTGATGAATGCGCTGGGCGCTGGGCTGCAGGTTCCCTAG
- the cmk gene encoding (d)CMP kinase, whose translation MTSVPHSSQSSRKFRPVRKLVIAVDGPAAAGKGTLARALAERLALPYLDTGLLYRAVARRVLDAGHDPAAPAEDHAHRIVPEDLQRQDLRTPEVDQAASLVARQPAVRAALLGRQRDFGQALGAVVDGRDIGTVVFPDADMKFFITASTEARAQRRYRQRVGQDCRNAEQLEAETRQIAARDAQDSERANAPLRAAEDALLVETDRLDAGAVLELVCQALHRKGLIVPQD comes from the coding sequence GTGACCAGCGTGCCCCACAGCTCACAGTCTTCCCGAAAATTCCGCCCGGTACGCAAGCTCGTCATCGCTGTGGACGGTCCCGCGGCCGCAGGCAAAGGGACGCTGGCCCGCGCCCTGGCCGAGCGTCTGGCGCTGCCCTATCTCGATACCGGTCTGCTTTACCGGGCTGTGGCGCGCCGGGTGCTCGATGCAGGTCATGATCCCGCTGCCCCTGCCGAAGACCATGCGCACCGTATCGTACCTGAAGACCTGCAGCGACAGGACCTGCGGACCCCCGAAGTCGACCAGGCTGCTTCGCTTGTCGCCCGGCAGCCGGCGGTCCGTGCGGCCCTGCTGGGCCGCCAGCGTGATTTCGGGCAGGCCCTGGGGGCTGTGGTGGATGGTCGTGACATTGGGACGGTGGTGTTTCCTGATGCGGACATGAAATTCTTCATCACCGCTTCGACAGAGGCGCGCGCCCAGCGCCGTTACCGGCAGCGTGTCGGCCAGGACTGCCGGAACGCCGAACAGCTGGAAGCGGAAACCCGGCAGATCGCGGCCCGTGACGCCCAGGACTCCGAGCGCGCCAATGCGCCCCTGCGTGCAGCCGAGGATGCGTTGCTGGTGGAGACAGACAGGCTGGACGCAGGGGCAGTGCTTGAGCTGGTCTGTCAGGCCCTGCACCGCAAAGGTCTTATCGTGCCGCAGGACTGA
- a CDS encoding cystathionine gamma-synthase family protein: protein MSTSSPRSRHPETAMVNDGYDPALSEGAVKPPVFLTSTFVFPTAEEGEDFFHYVAGRKIPPEGKQGSGLVYTRFNNPNNEIVEDRLSIYEGAETGVLFSSGMSAITTTLLAYVRPGDVILHSQPLYGGTETLLAKTLGNFGIKAVGFGDGASAEAINKAADRARDQGRVAVIYAETPANPSTALVDLDLLVQTADRLEKEQGSRPLIVIDNTLLGPVFQKPLAHGADVSLYSLTKYVGGHSDLVAGAALGKTEVMRPIRQLRSTLGTQLDPHTAWMLGRSLETLSLRMERAAQNAEKITRFLKEHPKVDSVSFPSLFDPDSPQGKIYARQCTGPGSTFSIDIKGGKEAAFRFLNALKLFKLAVSLGGTESLICHPASTTHSGVPEESRLAHGLSDATIRLSIGIEHVDDLLADLAQALEKA from the coding sequence ATGTCCACCTCCTCCCCCCGTTCCCGCCACCCCGAGACGGCCATGGTGAATGACGGGTATGACCCGGCTCTTTCCGAAGGGGCCGTCAAACCGCCGGTTTTCCTGACTTCCACCTTCGTTTTCCCGACCGCCGAAGAAGGAGAGGACTTCTTTCACTATGTCGCCGGGCGCAAGATCCCGCCTGAGGGAAAGCAGGGCAGCGGGCTGGTCTACACCCGTTTCAACAATCCCAACAATGAGATCGTGGAAGACCGGCTGAGCATTTATGAGGGCGCGGAGACCGGCGTTCTGTTCTCATCCGGCATGTCGGCAATCACCACCACGCTTCTGGCCTATGTCCGTCCGGGAGACGTCATCCTGCATTCCCAGCCGCTTTACGGCGGCACTGAAACCCTGCTTGCCAAGACGCTCGGGAATTTCGGCATCAAGGCGGTCGGCTTCGGAGACGGGGCCAGCGCTGAGGCGATCAACAAGGCTGCCGATCGCGCGCGCGATCAGGGACGCGTGGCGGTCATCTATGCTGAAACCCCTGCCAATCCCAGCACGGCGCTTGTGGATCTGGACCTGCTTGTTCAGACAGCCGACCGGCTGGAAAAAGAACAGGGCAGCCGCCCGCTGATCGTGATCGACAATACCCTGCTTGGCCCGGTCTTCCAGAAACCCCTGGCCCATGGCGCCGATGTCTCGCTTTATTCCCTGACCAAATATGTCGGCGGTCATTCCGACCTGGTTGCCGGCGCTGCTCTGGGAAAAACGGAGGTTATGCGCCCGATCCGCCAGCTGCGCAGCACGCTCGGCACCCAGCTGGACCCCCATACCGCCTGGATGCTCGGCCGCTCCCTGGAAACCCTGTCACTGCGCATGGAGCGCGCGGCACAGAACGCGGAGAAAATCACCCGCTTTCTCAAAGAGCATCCCAAAGTCGACTCCGTCTCCTTTCCGTCCCTTTTCGATCCCGATTCCCCGCAGGGAAAAATCTATGCCCGCCAGTGCACGGGGCCGGGCTCCACATTCTCGATCGACATCAAAGGGGGCAAGGAGGCCGCCTTCCGCTTCCTCAACGCGCTGAAGCTGTTCAAGCTGGCTGTCAGCCTGGGCGGCACCGAATCCCTGATCTGCCACCCCGCCAGCACCACCCATTCCGGCGTGCCGGAGGAAAGCCGGCTGGCGCACGGGTTGAGTGACGCTACCATCCGGCTTTCGATCGGCATTGAGCATGTGGATGATCTGCTGGCTGATCTTGCCCAGGCCCTCGAAAAGGCCTGA
- the rpsA gene encoding 30S ribosomal protein S1: MASATQTQTPEVEDFAALLEETLGSDTGFEGSVVRGRVVRLEDDYAVVDVGLKSEGRVPLREFGAAGTVPEVKPGDLLELYIERYEDRDGSIVLSREKARREEAWSALERAFANNQRVNGMIYGRVKGGFTVDLGGAMAFLPGSQVDIRPVRDVGPLMGQPQPFQILKMDRARGNIVVSRRAVLEETRAEQRSELIQGLKEGMILDGVVKNITDYGAFVDLGGVDGLLHVTDIAWKRINHPSEALQIGQPVRVQVIRFNPDTQRISLGMKQLEADPWENVAVKYPVNTRFTGRVTNITDYGAFVELEPGIEGLVHVSEMSWTKKNVHPGKIVATSQEVEVMVLDVDSAKRRISLGLKQVQRNPWEQFAEEHKVGSEIEGEIRNITEFGLFIGLSADIDGMVHMSDLSWDEPGEVAMSHYEKGQTVKAKVLDVDAEKERISLGIKQLQDDPAADVLARVNKGDVVTCVVTAVQSNGIEVKVDDVLTGFIRRGELARDKAEQRPERFAVGEKVDAKVVGLDRAARKLSLTIRGREMEEDKQAISEYGTSDSGASLGDILGAAIRRRNTDS, encoded by the coding sequence ATGGCTTCTGCCACTCAGACCCAAACCCCTGAAGTTGAAGATTTCGCCGCCCTGCTCGAAGAGACGCTGGGCAGTGACACGGGCTTTGAAGGCTCCGTTGTCCGCGGGCGCGTTGTTCGCCTTGAAGATGATTACGCTGTCGTTGACGTCGGCCTCAAGAGTGAAGGCCGCGTGCCGCTGCGCGAGTTCGGCGCAGCAGGCACTGTGCCGGAAGTGAAGCCCGGCGATCTGCTGGAGCTCTACATCGAGCGCTATGAAGACCGGGACGGCTCGATCGTCCTGTCGCGTGAGAAAGCGCGCCGCGAGGAAGCCTGGTCGGCCCTGGAACGCGCCTTTGCCAACAACCAGCGCGTCAACGGCATGATCTACGGTCGCGTCAAGGGTGGCTTCACGGTTGATCTGGGCGGGGCCATGGCCTTCCTGCCGGGCAGCCAGGTCGATATCCGCCCCGTGCGTGATGTCGGACCGCTGATGGGCCAGCCGCAGCCGTTTCAGATCCTGAAGATGGACCGTGCGCGCGGCAACATCGTCGTGTCACGCCGCGCCGTGCTGGAAGAGACGCGCGCCGAGCAGCGCTCCGAGCTGATCCAGGGTCTCAAGGAAGGCATGATCCTTGACGGTGTGGTGAAGAACATCACCGATTACGGCGCCTTCGTGGATCTGGGCGGCGTTGACGGTCTGCTGCATGTCACCGACATCGCCTGGAAGCGCATCAACCATCCTTCCGAAGCGCTGCAGATCGGCCAGCCGGTCCGCGTGCAGGTGATCCGCTTCAACCCCGACACCCAGCGCATCTCGCTTGGCATGAAGCAGCTTGAGGCGGATCCGTGGGAAAATGTCGCGGTCAAGTATCCGGTCAACACCCGCTTCACCGGTCGCGTCACCAACATCACCGATTACGGCGCCTTCGTCGAGCTGGAGCCCGGCATCGAGGGTCTGGTGCATGTTTCAGAGATGTCCTGGACGAAGAAGAACGTCCATCCCGGCAAGATCGTTGCGACTTCCCAGGAAGTCGAGGTCATGGTCCTGGATGTCGACAGCGCCAAGCGCCGCATTTCGCTCGGTCTCAAGCAGGTCCAGCGCAACCCCTGGGAACAGTTCGCTGAAGAGCACAAGGTCGGTTCCGAGATCGAAGGCGAGATCCGCAACATCACGGAATTCGGTCTCTTCATCGGCCTATCTGCCGATATCGACGGCATGGTTCACATGTCCGACCTGTCCTGGGACGAGCCCGGCGAAGTGGCGATGAGCCATTACGAGAAGGGCCAGACCGTCAAGGCCAAGGTGCTGGATGTGGATGCCGAGAAGGAGCGCATCTCGCTTGGCATCAAGCAGCTGCAGGATGACCCGGCCGCTGATGTGCTGGCGCGCGTCAACAAGGGTGACGTCGTCACCTGCGTTGTGACGGCTGTCCAGAGCAATGGCATTGAAGTCAAGGTTGATGACGTGCTTACCGGCTTCATCCGTCGCGGCGAACTGGCCCGTGACAAGGCCGAGCAGCGCCCCGAGCGCTTTGCGGTGGGCGAGAAGGTCGATGCCAAGGTGGTCGGTCTCGACCGCGCTGCCCGCAAGCTTTCCCTTACCATCCGCGGTCGCGAGATGGAGGAGGACAAGCAGGCCATCAGCGAATATGGCACTTCCGATTCCGGTGCCTCGCTGGGGGATATCCTGGGCGCTGCGATCCGTCGCCGCAACACGGATTCCTGA